In a genomic window of Pseudomonas putida:
- a CDS encoding MerR family transcriptional regulator: MRIGELAKITGLATSRIRFYEASGLIKSVARKANGYRDYAPDTEWVLEIITGAQAAGFSLEEIRQLLPMNANGWKHEELLGGLRRKVEEIEILQRRLAENKAQLLLVIEGVESKPEGMGCVDNTQLLLHRLREKGVAPR; this comes from the coding sequence ATGAGAATAGGCGAACTGGCGAAAATCACCGGGCTGGCGACTTCACGCATCCGTTTTTACGAAGCGAGCGGCCTGATCAAGTCTGTCGCGCGAAAGGCCAACGGGTATCGGGACTATGCGCCTGATACGGAGTGGGTGCTGGAGATCATCACGGGCGCCCAGGCCGCCGGTTTTTCATTGGAAGAGATCCGGCAATTGCTGCCGATGAATGCCAACGGCTGGAAGCATGAAGAGCTGCTCGGCGGGCTCAGGCGCAAGGTCGAAGAGATCGAAATCCTCCAGCGACGGCTGGCCGAGAATAAAGCGCAACTGTTGCTGGTGATCGAGGGCGTTGAAAGCAAGCCCGAAGGCATGGGGTGCGTGGATAACACCCAGTTGTTGCTGCATCGCCTGCGCGAGAAAGGTGTGGCGCCGCGTTAG
- a CDS encoding tetratricopeptide repeat protein translates to MPTKSLLSALILALCAMASSCSMAAERSATAQSNSASTALIETASRQYGNGQLDQAAATLERALHIQPNNPATLHYLGVLRLQQGDYQQAETLAARSNLRVGRNVALRNRNFQLIQAAQQARASNDPPKAGERLVAVQEGLEEEVKQRREAETSAAVPVTSKTLRETGALTLEPAQPVAIPPTTDTPPVERNMQLAAVQPEPVAIPRGHWPPPGKCRIWFPDRPPGHQPKPRKCKKLMGRVPAGAYLVRG, encoded by the coding sequence ATGCCAACCAAAAGTCTTCTATCGGCTCTCATCCTGGCGCTCTGCGCTATGGCGTCGTCCTGTTCGATGGCTGCCGAGCGAAGCGCAACCGCGCAAAGCAACAGTGCCTCCACCGCCCTGATCGAAACCGCCTCGCGACAGTATGGAAACGGCCAACTGGACCAGGCCGCTGCCACGCTGGAGCGCGCCCTGCATATCCAGCCGAACAATCCGGCGACGCTGCATTACCTCGGTGTGTTGCGGCTGCAACAGGGGGATTACCAGCAGGCGGAAACCCTGGCGGCGCGTTCGAACCTGCGGGTAGGGCGCAACGTTGCATTACGCAACCGCAACTTCCAGTTGATCCAGGCGGCGCAGCAGGCCCGGGCGTCAAACGACCCGCCCAAGGCCGGCGAGCGTCTGGTTGCCGTTCAGGAGGGGCTGGAGGAAGAGGTTAAACAGCGTCGTGAAGCAGAGACGTCCGCTGCCGTACCCGTTACCTCGAAGACGCTGCGTGAGACGGGCGCCTTGACACTCGAACCGGCGCAACCGGTAGCGATCCCGCCCACAACGGACACTCCGCCTGTCGAACGGAACATGCAATTGGCTGCCGTCCAGCCCGAGCCGGTGGCGATACCCCGCGGTCATTGGCCACCGCCGGGCAAATGCCGAATCTGGTTCCCCGATCGCCCGCCGGGGCATCAACCCAAACCCCGCAAATGCAAGAAGCTGATGGGGCGGGTGCCGGCGGGGGCGTATTTGGTGAGAGGGTGA
- a CDS encoding methyl-accepting chemotaxis protein → MIRNISIAWRASIGFSLVVVLTAGLGIFALSRLDDMRESTRQISDDWLPGVMALSHGAQNVQRIRALTLRVMISRDPQTLEQNYKKMDVLKAESRKEMGQYEKTILVDEDRVLFDRFRSAEAAYMALQAKVIELSRKNQLDEARDLINGEMNPRADELSKTLTDLIEFNNRGANGAAAHSVDVFNSARTGVIGVLLVVALASCVVAVGLIRSIVLPLRQSVRLAETVATGNLTTRTVVVGSDEPARLMGALAIMQGNLRDTILAISESSNQLASAAEELSTVTEDASRGLHQQNGEIEQAATAINEMTIAAEDVARNASSTADATRASDLTAQQGRQQVLRTVDAIGELASGVTATAGEVENLAGRVRDISQVVDVIRTVAEQTNLLALNAAIEAARAGEAGRGFAVVADEVRSLAHRTQRSTQEIEQLVLAIEQGTVQAVNAMQGSNTRARDTLEVAQAAGQALDQIASSFAQINERNLVIASAAEQQAQVAREVDGNLVNIRQLATQTATGATQTSAASQELSRLAVSLNGLVSRFVI, encoded by the coding sequence ATGATCAGGAATATCAGTATTGCTTGGCGTGCATCCATTGGTTTCAGTCTGGTTGTCGTACTGACTGCGGGATTGGGAATATTTGCGCTGTCCCGGCTGGACGACATGCGTGAAAGCACCCGACAGATAAGTGACGATTGGCTGCCCGGGGTGATGGCCTTGAGTCACGGCGCGCAAAACGTGCAACGCATCCGTGCCCTGACCCTGCGCGTCATGATCAGCCGCGATCCGCAGACCCTCGAGCAGAACTACAAGAAGATGGACGTGCTCAAGGCCGAATCGCGCAAGGAAATGGGGCAGTACGAAAAGACCATTCTCGTCGATGAAGACCGGGTGTTGTTCGACCGGTTCAGGAGCGCCGAGGCGGCCTACATGGCGCTCCAGGCCAAGGTCATCGAGCTGTCGCGCAAGAATCAACTCGACGAAGCCCGAGACCTGATCAATGGTGAGATGAACCCCCGTGCCGATGAGCTGAGCAAGACGCTCACCGACCTGATCGAATTCAACAACCGTGGCGCCAACGGTGCTGCCGCCCACAGCGTCGATGTGTTCAACAGTGCGCGCACCGGCGTTATCGGGGTGCTGTTGGTTGTCGCGCTGGCCTCCTGCGTGGTCGCCGTCGGCCTGATTCGCAGCATCGTCCTGCCCCTGCGCCAATCGGTGCGACTGGCCGAGACGGTGGCCACCGGCAATCTGACCACCCGCACGGTGGTGGTCGGCAGTGATGAACCGGCACGCTTGATGGGTGCGTTGGCAATCATGCAGGGCAATCTGCGCGACACCATCCTGGCGATCTCCGAGTCTTCCAATCAGCTGGCATCGGCTGCCGAAGAGTTGAGTACGGTGACCGAAGATGCCAGCCGTGGATTGCACCAGCAAAATGGCGAGATCGAGCAGGCAGCCACGGCAATCAACGAAATGACCATTGCCGCCGAAGACGTGGCCCGCAACGCCTCCTCCACGGCCGATGCCACACGGGCCTCGGACCTCACCGCGCAACAAGGCCGGCAGCAGGTATTGCGCACCGTTGATGCGATCGGCGAACTGGCCAGCGGCGTCACGGCGACGGCGGGTGAAGTGGAAAACCTGGCCGGTCGGGTGCGGGACATCAGTCAGGTGGTCGATGTCATTCGCACGGTGGCCGAGCAAACCAATCTGCTGGCACTCAACGCGGCCATCGAAGCGGCCCGTGCCGGTGAAGCCGGCCGTGGCTTCGCGGTGGTCGCCGATGAAGTGCGCAGCCTGGCCCATCGGACCCAGCGCTCGACCCAGGAAATCGAGCAGCTGGTATTGGCCATTGAGCAAGGCACCGTGCAGGCGGTCAACGCGATGCAGGGCAGTAACACCCGCGCCCGCGACACCCTGGAAGTGGCGCAGGCGGCGGGTCAGGCCCTGGATCAGATCGCCTCCTCCTTCGCGCAGATCAACGAACGCAACCTGGTGATCGCCAGCGCAGCCGAGCAGCAAGCGCAAGTCGCCCGGGAAGTGGATGGCAACCTGGTCAATATCCGCCAACTGGCCACGCAGACCGCCACCGGTGCAACACAGACCAGCGCGGCCAGCCAGGAGCTTTCGCGGCTGGCGGTTTCACTCAACGGCCTGGTGTCCAGATTTGTGATTTGA
- a CDS encoding LysR family transcriptional regulator, protein MTSTLIDPLLLKSFVAVVESGSFTRAGERVHLSQSTISQQLKRLEEQLGCELLNRSGRYVVATEDGERLLGYARRLLGLMEEMVQELRKGHAQGEVHIGVPEDFASDLLTPTLGAFARAHPSIRLEISSGLSNTLWKQFCAGDYDLVLIKQRPGQAVGHAAWPEPLAWFDSLSEPTYERDPLPLVVFPVGGLYRDEMIHALESAGRRWSIGYSSASLAGIRSAVANGLGVSVLPSRLALPGHRRLGPAESFAELAPLEIALHLRPDAPRRVIDLAEQLTALCTEVTGHAG, encoded by the coding sequence ATGACCTCAACACTGATCGATCCGCTGCTGCTCAAGAGCTTCGTCGCGGTAGTGGAAAGCGGCAGCTTCACCCGCGCCGGTGAGCGCGTGCACCTGAGCCAATCGACCATCAGCCAGCAGTTGAAGCGCCTTGAAGAGCAACTTGGCTGCGAGCTGCTCAACCGCAGCGGGCGCTACGTCGTCGCCACCGAAGACGGCGAACGTTTGCTCGGCTACGCGCGCCGGCTCCTGGGCCTGATGGAGGAGATGGTGCAAGAGTTGCGCAAGGGCCACGCCCAGGGCGAGGTGCACATCGGCGTGCCGGAAGACTTCGCCTCGGACTTGCTCACACCCACGCTCGGCGCCTTCGCCCGCGCGCATCCGTCGATACGGCTGGAGATCAGCAGCGGGCTGAGTAACACGCTATGGAAGCAATTCTGTGCCGGCGACTACGACCTGGTGCTGATCAAACAGCGTCCGGGCCAGGCCGTGGGCCATGCCGCCTGGCCCGAACCGCTGGCCTGGTTCGACAGCCTCAGCGAACCCACGTACGAACGCGACCCGCTGCCCCTGGTGGTGTTTCCGGTCGGTGGCCTGTATCGCGATGAAATGATCCACGCGCTGGAGAGCGCCGGCCGACGCTGGAGCATCGGCTACAGCAGCGCCAGCCTGGCCGGCATCCGCTCGGCCGTGGCCAACGGCCTGGGCGTCAGCGTGCTGCCCTCGCGACTGGCCCTGCCCGGCCACCGACGCTTGGGCCCTGCCGAGTCCTTCGCCGAACTGGCGCCCCTGGAAATCGCCCTGCACCTGCGCCCCGACGCCCCGCGCCGGGTGATCGACCTGGCCGAACAACTGACAGCCCTTTGCACCGAAGTGACCGGTCACGCCGGCTGA